Proteins from a genomic interval of Eisenibacter elegans DSM 3317:
- a CDS encoding class I SAM-dependent methyltransferase, with the protein MGFFNRFLRLSPLGAAFHLYYKSGLQEDGWFRSYCRKQPIDAQGNPLPWYSYAAIRFLEPRLSPDFRVLEYGAGNSTLWYAQRVRSVLAIEHDSAWVKALTPLLPDNAKILHKPLEPKEAYTQAAENPSQPFELIIIDGRLRNRCVAAALQWLSDDGVLILDNAERAHYAKARRLLQEKGFKYLEFWGMPVGVPVNSSTHIYYRPNNVLGI; encoded by the coding sequence ATGGGTTTTTTTAACAGGTTTTTGCGCCTCAGCCCTTTGGGAGCGGCTTTTCATTTGTATTACAAAAGCGGCCTTCAAGAAGATGGGTGGTTTAGGAGCTATTGTCGCAAACAACCCATCGATGCCCAAGGCAATCCTTTGCCGTGGTATAGCTATGCCGCGATTCGCTTTTTAGAACCCCGCCTCAGTCCTGATTTTCGTGTGTTGGAGTATGGCGCTGGGAACTCTACCCTTTGGTATGCACAGCGGGTTCGGTCAGTATTGGCCATTGAGCACGATAGTGCTTGGGTAAAAGCCCTTACTCCGCTGCTTCCAGACAACGCAAAGATCTTGCACAAGCCCTTAGAGCCTAAGGAAGCCTACACACAAGCCGCCGAAAACCCCTCACAGCCTTTTGAGTTGATTATTATCGACGGGCGGCTACGTAATCGTTGTGTAGCCGCCGCACTACAGTGGCTGAGCGATGATGGGGTGTTGATTTTGGACAATGCCGAGCGAGCGCATTATGCCAAAGCCCGGCGTTTACTGCAAGAAAAGGGGTTCAAATACTTAGAGTTTTGGGGAATGCCAGTAGGTGTGCCTGTCAATAGCAGTACTCATATTTATTATCGACCCAACAACGTACTGGGTATTTGA